In Paenibacillus durus, the DNA window ACCAGGCAACATAGCAAGGGGCTTCATATCCGGGAACCAGACGCTTATAGGAGTTCACCGTAGGGTTCGTAATTGCGGCAAGCGCCCGCGCATGCTTTAGCAGGCCTGCCATGTAGCTGCGCGCAGTATCGCTAAGACCAAGCTCATCTTTTTCTTCGTAGAAAGTGTTCTCGCTGCCCTTAAACAGCGATTGGTGGCAGTGCATTCCCGAGCCGTTCATACCGAACATAGGCTTAGGCATAAATGTGGCATGCAGCCCATGCTGGCGGGCAACCGTCTTCACTACCAGCTTGAACGTCTGGATCTGGTCGGCTGCCTTGATCGCATCGGCATATTTAAAGTCAATCTCATGCTGTCCATACGCGACCTCGTGGTGTGAAGCTTCGATTTCGAAGCCCATTTCTTCCAGCGTTAATACAATTTCGCGGCGGCAGTTCTCTCCAAGGTCCATCGGAGCAAGGTCGAAATAACCGCCTTGATCGTTGAGTTCCGTCGTCGGATTGCCCTTCTCATCGGTCTGGAACAGGAAAAATTCCGGTTCCGGTCCAACGTTCATGGAAGTAAAGCCCATTTCTTTCGCTTCTTTAAGGCAGCGTTTCAAAATACCGCGGGGATCACCGGCAAACGGAGTTCCGTCCGGCATATAGACATCACAAATAAGACGGGCAACGCGGTCTTCGGCTACCCATGGAAATATTACCCAAGTGTCGAGATCGGGATATAAATACATATCGGATTCTTCGATGCGGACATAGCCTTCGATGGAAGAGCCATCAAACATCATTTTGTTGTCCAGCGCCTTCTCCAATTGGCTGACGGGAATTTCCACATTCTTGACCGTACCGAGCAAATCGGTAAACTGGAGACGAATGAACCGGACATTCTCTTCCTTGGCTATGCGCAAAATATCTTCTTTAGAAAAGCTCACTATACCCTCTCCCTTTCGCGCTTCTGTATATTATTTATTGAAAAACCGGGATAACTCCCCTTGAATAAGAGATACTTGTCCCGGCCTTTTCCCGGAAACCAACTCCTGCTTGAGCAGCCTGTGGAGTTGGGAATCGGACAGCTCGCGCCGCCGGACTTCCGTGTCGGGGGTAATGACGGTAGCTTCTTCCGATTCCTTGGATACCGGGTTCATAACCTGCTTGATACCGGCAATATTAACCCCTTTTTCAATCAAAGCCTTAATTTCCAGCAAACGCTCCACATCGTTAAAAGAGAATAATCGCTGATTGCCCGAGGTGCGCGCCGGAACAATCAGACTATGTTGCTCATAATAGCGGATTTGCCGTGCGGACAAATCAGTAAGTTTCATTACAATTCCTATTGGGAATAACGCCATATTTCTGCGGATTTCATCACCCATGACTCATCCAACCTTCCAATGATCTTTTTCTCATCTCATTGTACATTTCCGGCTATGGCGTGTCAATGATATGTAAGATATACTCACAACATTTCTAGTTTCTTTTTTACAGTAAATTCCGATCCCGAATACTCTGCAGCGCCATCAGCACACCATATTTGACATGTGAATAGGTCAATCCTCCCTGCATGTAACCGATGTATGGAGCCCTGATCGGAGCGTCTGCAGACAACTCCAGGCTGCCTCCCTGAATAAAAGTTCCCGCCGCCATAATGACCGGATGCTCGTAGCCAGGCATGTCCCAAGGCTCCGGGACGGCGTGGCTGTCTACGGCAGCTGCCCGCTGTATTCCCTGAACGAAGGCAATCAAATGCTCGGGTCCGTCAAAAGAAACAGCCTGTATAAGATCGGTCCGCTGCTCCTGCCATGCAGGCTTGGTGCGAAAACCGCAGCGTTCAAAAACGGCGGCGGCGAAGATGCTTCCTTTTAAGGCCTGTCCGACCGTGTGTGGAGCCATAAACAGTCCCTGATAAAGCCCCCGTGTCGTCCCCAGCATCGCTCCGACTTCGCCACCGATGCCCGGCGCCGTAAGCCGGTAAGCAGCCAGTTCTACCAGGTCCCTTCTGCCGCATATATAGCCTCCGGTTTCGGCGATGCCGCCTCCGGGGTTTTTGATCAGGGAGCCAGCCATCAGATCAACGCCGACCTGGGTTGGCTCCATTTCCTCGGTAAATTCCCCGTAGCAGTTATCGACAAAGACGACAGCGTCCGGCGCTATTTCCTTGACTTTGGCCGTCATTTCCCCGATCTGTTCCACAGTAAAAGAAGAACGCCAGTCATAGCCGCGCGACCGCTGAATGCCGATCACCTTCGTCGCGGGCGTCAAAGCCCGCGCAACCTCCGCCCAGTCAACTTCCCCCTCATCGGTAAGCGCCATTTCCCGGTAGGTTATGCCGAAATCCGCCAGAGAGCCTGTCCCGTCCCCCGGCTTGCCGATCACCTTATGCAAAGTATCGTATGGCCGTCCAGTGATGTACAACAGCTCGTCTCCCGGCCGGAGCACGCCGAACAGCGCAGTGGAGATCGTATGCGTGCCCGACGCAAAATGAGGCCGCACTAGCGCGGCTTCGGCTCCGAATACATCCGCATATACTAGATCCAGCACCTCCCGGCCTCTGTCATTATAGGCGTAGCCCGTTGAACCGGCAAAGTGGAAGTCGCTGACTTGGTGACTTTGAAAAGCTTCGATTACTTTCCACTGGTTAAGATCCACAATCCGGTCAAGAGTCCTGACCGCCTCCTGAATCTCAACTTCCGCCGCTTCCGCCGCTTGTAAAATATCTTCTGCAAATACTGCCATTTATGTCCGTCTCTCCTTACATACACTTTCCATGATTATAACAGTAAGCGGCAGAAGACTGTCGCTTATAAATCCGAAAAATAGGATGTTATTGTTAATTAAGCGATAATATCCCTGGGAATTAAGTATAGCGGCCATTCCAAATTTCCTGCTATTAGTCCCGGTTTGTCTGATCCACGAAATCGGCCAGCAAATAGCCCCATTTTTCATAATCGTCCTTGTTCACCCGCACATTGTAGAGGATATCATTCTCCTCGAAGGACTGATCCAGCACATCCCCCACTCTATACAGGAGGGAAGTCAAATCGCCCCGGCTGGATGGTATCCGGAAGCTTAGCGTATCTCCGGCCAGCTCATTCTGGATGGTGTCCGCAATCCGGGCAAGATCCTCCGGGTTAAAGGCACTGACCTTCATATAGCCCGGACCTCCGGGCAGCATCTCAAGCTGCTCAGGCCGGCAGAGATCGCTCTTGTTGAACAGAACAATCTGCGGCTTCTCAGCAGCGCCAAGGCCCTCCAGAATGGAATCTACAACCTCCATCTGTTCTTCCCTCATTGGGGAAGAGGCATCGACTACGTGCAGCACCAAATTGGCCTCATTAACTTCTTCAAGCGTCGCCCGGAACGAGGCAACCAGATCATGCGGTAGATTCTGGATAAAGCCAACTGTGTCTGTAAGCACAACGCTCTTCCCGCCAGGCAGCTCAAGCAGCCGCGAGGTCGGGTCCAGTGTAGCGAACAACTGGTTCTCGATGTACACGTCCGCATCGGTCAGCTGCTTGAGCAGAGTGGATTTGCCGGCATTCGTATAGCCGACGAGAGCCACCTGCACCACCCCGCTCTTGCGCCGCCGCTCACGGTGAAGACTCCGCGTCTTCATCACTTCATCAAGCTGGCGCTTCAGCTCGCCGATCCGGTCCCGGATATGCCGGCGGTCCGTCTCCAGCTTGCTTTCCCCGGGTCCTCTTGTGCCGATGCCGCCGCCCAGCCGGGACAGGTTCTTGCCATGTCCCGACAGGCGCGGCAGCAGGTAAGACAACTGAGCCAATTCCACCTGGATAATGCCCTCACGGGTCTTCGCCCGGCCGGCAAAGATGTCCAGAATGAGCTGCGTGCGGTCAATGATCTTCAGGTCGAGGGCTTCCTCCAGATTACGCACCTGAGCGCCCGACAGCTCCTGATCGAAAATCGCCGTATTGGCGCCCAGTCCATCCGCAGCCATCCGAAGCTCCTCGACCTTGCCTTTGCCGATAAACCATTTTGAATCCGGCGTTTCCTTATTCTGGCGCAGCACTTCAAGCACTTCAACGCCGGCGGTTTCCGCCAGTTGAACCAGCTCCTGAAGTGAGTATTCGGGATCAATCCCGGTCCGTTTGACCTCATCGGTCACAAGGCTTACCAGAATTGCCCGGTCCTGTATTTCTGTATTTGTCTCATGCGTCGTAGTTACCATATGCATTCTCCTTTTGCAGAATATAAGAACTTATGTGCTTAGCGCATTTCTATCATTGTTCTTATATTATTGGTTCCTTGCGGCCCAACTTACAGTTTGAAATCCTCGGTTCTGAGGGTCATAAGCTCCTGCTTGCCGGGGCTATTATGTTCATACTGATTAAGCAGCCTTACCGCCTGGCTGCGGACCGCTTTTTCGATCGCGTTGCGCACGTAACGCGCATTGCTGAAGGCATGCGGGCTCTCATCTTTCTCTTGCAACAAATGCTGCTTTAATTTGAGTATCGCCTGCGGCATCAAAATGTAGTCACGCTCCTTCGCCATCAGCTCGGCGATTTGCAGAAGCTGGTCAATCGTATAATCCGGGAACTCAACCTGGATCGGAAAGCGCGAAGGCAGGCCCGGATTGCTCATCAGAAAATAATCGATCTCACTGGAGTATCCCGCCAGAATAAGCACGAACTGACTGCGGTGATCTTCCATCGATTTGACGAGCGTATCGATCGCTTCCTTGCCGAAATCTTTGTCACCGCCGCGAGCCAGGCTGTACGCCTCGTCGATGAACAGAATGCCGCCAAGCGCCTTTTTGACGAGATCCCGGGTCTTCTGCGCGGTATGCCCGATATATTCGCCTACAAGATCGGCCCGCTCCACCTCGATAAGATGTCCTTTGGTCAACACACCCATACGCTGAAACAATTTCGCGACAATACGCGCCACCGTCGTCTTGCCGGTGCCCGGGTTTCCTTTAAACACCATGTGATAAGCCTGGCCGCCGCTTGCCAGACCCGCTTCACTGCGCATTTGAGCAACCTGTAGCAGTGCGTAAATCTCGAAGACAAGCTCCTTAATATTATCCAGACCTACCAGCGCGTCCAATTCTCCCCCAATCTCCTGGAAAAGACCGATTTGGGCATTGCTTTTGGGAGACGCCGATTCGCTGATCGCCGATGTTCCGCTCACAGCCGGTGTTTCGTGATTGCGTAATACGATGTTGATTTGCCGCGATGGTCTGCCTTCATCCCGCCCGCTTGAAGCAGCGCTGCGTATGTTCATGGGTTCACCTCATTACTTAGGGCTGAGTGTTCTACTCAAGTCTATTCCCAAGGTCCAGGCGTTATTAGCAGATTCGGCATTTTCCCTTAAACAAGCTTAAAACACCTGCAGAAGCTTCCATTTCGTGTAGGCCAATATTTCCCTCGTCTTATACTTAGCCATCGACATCGACTCAGAATCGGTTAAACCGAGCTCGGGATTCTCAAACCCCAGTTCTTCGGCAACCTCAAGCGCTCTGCGGCCATGGAAGGTATGGGTGATAACCACCGCCGTGGACCAATGCTCCCGCTGCATGATTTCCCGGCTGAATAGGAGATTCTCATATGTTGACGTCGCTTTATTCTCCACGGCAATCGCGCTGTCCGGCACGCCCCCGGCAATCAGATAATTGCGCATTCCCTGGCCTTCCGTATATCGATAACCTGGTTTATCAAGCCCGCCGCTAACGATAAAACGAGAAAAAAAGCCCTGTTTATACAGCTTCAACCCGTAGTCAAGCCGCTCCTTAAGCCCGGGACTGGGCTCATCGCCCCACATCGACGCGCCAAGAATAATGCCAACATCCGCCTTCTTCATTGGGGAGGTCGTCTCCGCCTGATTGATGATAATGAGCACATAAGTACTCCACAACATACCGGCGATCAGCAGAACGGCAGCTGTAAACACCATAATCCGCTTAAATCGCCATTTCCGTCGGCCCGCCGCACTGCTGCGGATCGTCGACGAGTCTAGAGCATACCTTTGCATCTAAAATTTCCTCCTGAATTCCCCATGATGAAACAATTCGGAGCGATGTTTTAGAGACATTGTGAAAAAAGGAAAGGCGTGCGCGTCAATGCTTTGCAGTATCCTTCTGGCGGTACTCCAGGCCAAATTGTAATCGCTGTCTGAAATATCTCCCCGTTCAAGCGCCTCTTCAAGCTCATCTTCATCGAGCAAGAATACTTCCCCATTCCACAGCACCACTACATCCAGGTACAGATCGTCAAACCAGGGCACCCCCTGATCCGTTACTCCCTGAACCTTGCAGGTGTCGATATACCATTGGATGATATTTTGTCTTTCATCGAACATCGCCGTAACAATATAATGACTGTCTTTTGGAAAATACTGCAGCCACGAATAGCCCTTGTCCGCAATGCGGTATGTATGCCGGCCATAGCTTTTCCAGAGCGGCTCCTTCAATCCGTAAATCGTGTAAAGGGTGATGTATCCGCTGAATTCCCGGCTTTCCACATAGCGGCAGGCAAACCCACGGCGCGTAATCCGGCGCCAGTTGGCCCGGTCTCCGAATTTACGTTTCATATAATAACCCTCTCCATTATGGTGTCTTCAGCTTACCACATTTAGGAGTCGCACTCAAAACCTTAGGGCTGTGAAAAAGAAAAGCTCAGGAAACCCGGACCAACCGTCACTAACGGAAGATCCAGACTGCCTGAGCGGCTTTACTAAGACAAAGTCCCTGCTATTGCGCCGGAACTCCTTCATTCACAGATCCGTCGCCTGGGGCAGCAGCCGGATCGCTGCCATCTCCCGGTACGGCTGCGTCCGCAGGACTTGCAGGCGGCTCAAGAGATGGTGCCGGCGAAGGGCTCTGCTCTGCCGGAGTGCCCGAGTTACCGCCGTCATTGCCGTTACCACCGCCATTGCCGTTGCCATTGTCGTTGCCAGTGCCATTTCCATTGCCGCCGCCATTGCCGTTACCGTTACCATTGCCCCCGCTATTTCCGTTATCCGGGCTCGGTTCGGCCGGACTGCCGCCGGCACCGTTGTCTCCGCCGCCCTCTGGCGTGGCCGTAGGCAGTTCAGGACTAACCGATGGCGACGGTTCGACCGATGGTTCAGCCCCCTCTATAAGCACCGATGCGATATTGGAAGGATCACTTTCTACTCCCTGATCCGGATAATATACCCTCACATAGTACTCATAGGTAAGGCCGGCCATGGCGCTAAGATCAGCAGCATTAGGCGTCAGCGTATTGATCAGCGGACTGAAATCCGCTTCCGACGTCTCTTTACGGTAGACACGGTATTCCGCGCCCGGAGTCCGGACAGGTGTCCAGGCTAGATTGACGGTTCCCGTCGAGGAATCATAGTGGGCGGTCAGCCCGCTGGCCGGTCCAACTTGATCCACCGGCTCCTCCGAAGGTACTGGAACATCGATATTATCCGGTTTCGGGAACGATTTCTCCGGATAATTCTTCACGACCTCCTCCATTACTTTACCCCAGAATGCAGCGGCCAGCGGACTGCTGTTCTTGAGCAGATGCTGACGGTCGGGATTGTCATATCCCATCCATACTGCTGCCGTAAGCTCCGGCGTGTAGCCGACGAACCAGACGTCACGGTTGGAATCGACGCCTCTGTAACCGCTCTGTGTCGTTCCGGTCTTACCCGCAACCGGACGATCGATTCTCGCTCTTCTACCGGTCCCGCTCTGCACGACCTCCTGCATCATCTCGGTCATCTGATAAGCGGTGCTTTCCTTCATGACGCGCTCGGCGTTCGTGTTCGCCTTATAGACGGTTTCTCCCGTGCTGTCCTTGATGGATTTGATCGCATAGGCCTCCCTCAATTCACCGCCATTGGCGAACGCTGTATAGGCCTGGGCCATCTCCAGCGTATTCGTACCTTTGGACATACCGCCAAGCGCGAGTGACAGGTTTCTGTCGTCATCCTGTAGCCCGATGCCCATTTTTTTGGCAAAATTGAAGCCTGTGCCTACCCCGATCTCGTTAAGCAGCCATACGGCGGGGATATTCTCCGATTTCGTCAGCGCCTCGGTCATACTGATGGATGACGAATAACCGTGCAGATTGGTCGGACAGTAATCGCCAAAGCACTGCTTTGCGTTGCTGATCTGCGAGTTCATCGCGAATTGGCCCGATTCGATCGCCGGAGCATAAGATACGATCGGCTTAATCGAAGAGCCCGGAGACCGCCGGCTGTTCGATATGCGGCTGTATCCCTTTTTCTCGTAATTACGTCCTCCAAGAAGAGCGACAATACTGCCGTTCTCCTGGTTGATAATGACCATTGATCCTTGAACCGGCTCGTCGTCAACGCTTTTTTCAAAATTGTCGCCGTCAGCAAAAGCATTCTCGACCGTCTGCTGCGCATCTTTATCCATGGTCGTATAGATTTTGTAGCCGCCAATGTTGAGATCGTCTTCGGTAAGACCGAATTTGTCCTCGGCCTCGTCGATCGCATAATCGATAAAAGCCTGATATTTCTGCTTTTTCGTAGGCGGCTTATAGTTGTAATTGATAACCTTCGCCTCGTTCATTTCCTCTTGGGTAATATACCCCTGTTCGTACATCAGCTGAAGCACTACCGCTCTGCGCTCCTTGGAAAGCTCAGGATTACGGAGAGGGTTGTAGCGGGAAGGACCCTTGGGCATCGCCGCAAGCGTCGCGATCTGCCATACCTTCAGCTTGTTCAGCTCGCTCACCCCGAAATAATGCTCGGACGCGGCCTTGATGCCGTAAATGGTGCCGCCAAAGTTAATCCGGTTAAGATACAGTGTAATGATCTCATCCTTCGTATACTGACGCTCCAAAGCCATAGCGATAGACATCTCCGTCGCCTTGCGGAAGAACGTTTTGTCCCGGGTGAGAAAAATGTTCTTGGCCAACTGCTGCGTGATTGTGCTGCCGCCTTCAACCATACTACGGGCGACGACGTCTTTGACGGCCGCCCGTCCAATCGACCATAGATCGACCCCGCTATGCTCTTTAAAGCGTTTGTCCTCCGTCGCGATAAAAGCATCCTTGATAATGTCTGGAATCTGCTTGCTATCGACGGGTTCGCTTTTTTCCAATGCCAGTTCTCCGATAAGGTTCGCATTGCGGTCGTAAATCTTGGTCGTTTCGTTGACAGTCAGCTTATCCTTGTTCGCATTAAGCAGCTTCTCCCCGTCGATCGTGATGAACAGGTAGCCCCCAAGCGCGCAAAAAATGGCTAAGGCTGTTGTAAAAAACAAAGTCCAAAAGACGCGCTTGCGGGTCAATCTTTTCTTCTTTTTGGGCTTGGGCGGTTGCCCGGCTCCCCCTTTTCTGTGGCGGTTCGACCGAAGGATCTCGTCGTTCGACATGTTGCCTCCTACTCCCCTATGAAAGGTCATAAGTTTTATTTGTCTCTCAATGAAAAGAACAACCTTATTCAGGTTGCTCTCTCACCCTCTATTCAAACGAATCATAAGCAAAAAGGTTTCGCTTCGAACACATTCTGGCGTATTGGCATAAGCCCTCGGCTGCGGAAATTATTCTTCGGTAGCGTTGTCCTGCATCAAGGATACGCTGCGCTGCGGAGTAAATGTTGAGATCGCATGCTTGTACACCATTTGCTGGCGTCCGTCGCTGTCAATTACAATCGTGAAATTGTCAAACGCTTTAATGATTCCCCGGATTTGAAAGCCGTTGGTCAAATATACTGTAGCAGGGATATTTTCTTTCCGAAGTTGGTTCAAGAACGTATCTTGGATGTTAATGGACTTGTTCATATGCCGTACCCCCAATGGTTCAATTAGATTGTTCAGAAGTATATTCAAGACCTGAAAGAAACTTTCCTGCTATTATAGCATGTATTTTCGAGAAATTCTCAGAAAAGTTTCCGCTGCCCGTAACATCGATCCACTGAATATCCTTCATATGCCGAAACCATGACAGCTGTCTTTTGGCGAAACGGCGCGTATCCCGCTTAAGAAGCACCACCGATTCTTCCAGTGTCATCTCTCCCCCAAGATAGGCGGCGATCTCCTTGTAGCCGAGCCCTTGCATGGAAATGAGGTTCCTGCCGCAGCCCCGATCCATCAGACTCCTAACCTCTTCGACCAGCCCTTCCGCCAGCATTTCGTCGATTCGCTCTTCAATACGTTTATATAGTATTTGCCTGTCCATTGTCAAACCGATGAGGCAAAGGTCATAGGGAGACTCCGGTTTCTTGGCCGCAGGAGACTCGGACAAAGGCGTATCCGTCTGCTGGTAAATCTCCAGCGCGCGAATAATTCTCCGCCGGTCATTCGGATGCAGCCGGGCCGCGCTTGCCGGGTCCACCTCGGCAAGCCTCGCATGCAGCGCCAGCGCGCCGTGTTCCTCCGCAAACCGGTCCATTTCCGTGCGGAAGGCCTCATCGGCGACCGCCTCGGAGAAGCGAAATCCATAGCAGAGAGATTCAATGTAAAGGCCCGTGCCCCCCACAATGAAAGGCAGCCTGCCCTTGGCGGAAATCTCGCGGATCAGTCTGCGTCCTTCACTCTGAAATTCGGCGACCGAGTAAGGCTCCTGCGGATCGTGAATATCGATCAGATGATGGGGAATGCCCTCCATTTCGGACGTCTTGATCTTAGCCGTTCCGATATCCATGCCGCGGTATACCTGCATTGAATCGCCGGATATAATTTCCGCATTGAATGCCTTGGCGATCGTAAGGCTGAGTCGTGTCTTGCCGACAGCGGTAGGGCCGAGCAGCACCAGCACCTTCGGTTTAGCTTCTTTGGTCAATTCGGATCACCCCGTACGATGTTTTGGCCCCCGGGCGAAGCATTTCCTCGAACCCGAGCCGGCTGAACTCGCCGCTGCCTCTTTTCTCTTTCAGCACCACCGCTTTGCGTGCGACCCGAACCGCTGCAAGCACGCTTTCCTGAGACAGCGAAGCGCTGTTGGCGTATGCGCGAAGCGGAGAAATCGCCGCCGAATCCTCGAGAGGCTCGCGGAACATCGGATCGAAATAGACGATATCCACGCTTCCGTCCGGCAGGCTCGCCAGGTAGCTCTGATGATCGCTGTTAACGACGTTGATCCGGCGCAGCGCGGCATCCACTTCCTCTATTCCGGAAGTGTAATTAGCCATCCCTTCCGCCAGCAGGGCGTAGAGCGGCAGTGAACTCTCCAGCGCGGTAACGCAGGACCGTTCTCCTCCGCGCACCGCGAACAGCAGAGCGTCGGAGCCCAGTCCCGCCGTGCAGTCCAGCACACTGTCGCCGGGAGCCATTCCCGCCGAATCCAGCATCGGGTCGCCATCACCCTTTAATACCCGTTTGGCGCGTACAAATCCCATGCTGGGATGAAACTGAAGCTGCGGACGGTCCGGCCGCAGCAGCCTTACTCCCTCCAGCAGCACAACGAGAACCTCGGCGCCGCCATAACGCGAGAAAAGCTTATTCATGGATAGGTTGCCGCGCGCTATGTAGCGAACACCGAGGCGTTCGGCCAGCCTCTCGGCACGTGCGGCAACCTCGGTTAGCGGGCGATCGCCCGTAGTTATAATCATGGTGCCTCCGTTTATTTAATCTGCGTAATTAAATTAATCACATTCATTATTTATCACATTACCCTTTTGAAGAGCTTCTCCAGGTCATATGCCGAAAAAGAAATGACGATCGGTCTTCCGTGCGGGCAGGTATAAGGCTGCCTGCAGGCAGACAACCTGGAGAGCAGGCTCTCCACTTCCTGCTCCGTCAGCTTCTGGTTCGCCTTAATGGATGCTTTGCAGGAGCATAGAATGGATGATGCTTCCCGCAGCTTGGCGAGGTCGATGCTCTTTTCGCCGAGCACCCATTCCGCCATCTCCTCAATAATCTCTTTCTCATCCCCTTTCGGGAACCAGTAGGGATGCGAACGCACCAGAAACGTCTGGCCGCCGAAAGGCTCCAAGTAGACGCCGGCCTGCTCGAACCACTGCAGGCGCTCGGCAAGCAGCTTGCTCTCTGCCGGAGTAAACTCCAGCGTAATCGGCAGCAGCAGCTCCTGTGAGGCTTCCGCCGGGCGGCCGAACTTCTCGTAATAGTATTCGTAATTGATGCGCTCGTGAGCCGCGTGCTGGTCGATCAAATACAGCCCTTCGTCGTTCTGGGCGATAATGTAAGTGCCGTGATGCTGGCCGATATAAGTCAGCTCGGGAAATGGCGGCAGACCTACATTCTCGCTTCCCGCAGGAGCCCACAGCTCTTCAGTTCCCGGCAAGGCCTGAGCCGGACGTGAAGCCGTCCTGGAATCGGAACGATATCCTCCTGCGTATGCCGCTCCGTCCCGCAGCTGGGACTGGGAAGCCGGTCGGTCCGGATATACGGCATCCCGGCCGCTCCTGCTCGTCATGGAGGAACCATCCGCTTTATGGGGTGCAGACGGAGAGGAGGCCGCAGCAGCAGCGCCTGCCGAAGGGGCGGAGTATGGATTTTGGCCGCTCCGGGCGCCCGCTTCTCCCGGACCGCCTTCAGGAACCATCCGGCCTTCCCGGTTACCCAGAGTTTCGCCCGCTCCCGCTTTTGCTGTAAACCCAAAATTGTCTGGGCTTGTCTTCGGTATTCCGTCTGCGGCTGCGGTATTCGGCGATGCCTTCGGAAAGGCAAACTGCTCCTGAATGAAAGAGGTGCTGCCCTTCGGCCCGATCGTTTCCCTGCCGGGACGCGGAATTAAATTCTCGCCGAGCAGGACCTTGCGGATTTCCTGCTCCACGAACTGATACAGCTCGGTCTCCTTGCTGAACCGCACCTCCAATTTCGCCGGGTGCACGTTGACGTCCACCAGCGAAGGGTGCATATCCAGCTTCAGCACGAGCAGCGGATAGCGGTTAATCGGCAGCAGCGTGTGATACGCGCGCATAATGGCCGCATTCAGCCCGTTGCTGCGGATATAACGCCCGCCCACAATCGTTGTTACGGCGTTACGGTTAGACCGCGTCCATTCCGGGCGGCTGACAAGCCCTGAAATCCGGTAGTCCGGATCTTCTGCCTGTACGGGCAGCATGGCTTTCGCGGCCGAAGTGCCGTAAACGGCGGCAATAACTTGAAGAAGATCACCGTTGCCCAGCGTATGCAGCAGCTGGTTGCCGTTATGATGCAGTGTAAATGAAATCGCTGGATGGGCGAGCGCCATCCTGTACATAGCGTCGGAGATATGGCCCAGTTCGGTCTGGATGCTCTTCATGTATTTCAACCTTGCCGGGGTGTTGTAGAATAGCTCCCTGACATTCATCTCTGTCCCCCGGCTTCGGGCGGCATTTTCATTCACCGTCAATTTGCCGCCCTCGATCTCAAGCAGCCGCCCCCTGCCGTCGTCAGAGCTCGCGGTCAGCAAGGAAACTTTAGCCACGGCGGCGATACTGGGCAGCGCCTCGCCCCGGAAACCGAGACTAGTAATCTGAAACAAATCCCGGCCGTTCGCAATCTTGCTGGTAGCATGGCGGTAAAAGGCGGTCTCGCAATCCTCCGCTTCAATACCCGATCCGTTATCCTTGACCCGGATGCTCTGCAGCCCGCCTTCCTCCACAGCGACTTCAATACGGGTGCTGCCCGCGTCAATGGCGTT includes these proteins:
- a CDS encoding transglycosylase domain-containing protein, producing the protein MSNDEILRSNRHRKGGAGQPPKPKKKKRLTRKRVFWTLFFTTALAIFCALGGYLFITIDGEKLLNANKDKLTVNETTKIYDRNANLIGELALEKSEPVDSKQIPDIIKDAFIATEDKRFKEHSGVDLWSIGRAAVKDVVARSMVEGGSTITQQLAKNIFLTRDKTFFRKATEMSIAMALERQYTKDEIITLYLNRINFGGTIYGIKAASEHYFGVSELNKLKVWQIATLAAMPKGPSRYNPLRNPELSKERRAVVLQLMYEQGYITQEEMNEAKVINYNYKPPTKKQKYQAFIDYAIDEAEDKFGLTEDDLNIGGYKIYTTMDKDAQQTVENAFADGDNFEKSVDDEPVQGSMVIINQENGSIVALLGGRNYEKKGYSRISNSRRSPGSSIKPIVSYAPAIESGQFAMNSQISNAKQCFGDYCPTNLHGYSSSISMTEALTKSENIPAVWLLNEIGVGTGFNFAKKMGIGLQDDDRNLSLALGGMSKGTNTLEMAQAYTAFANGGELREAYAIKSIKDSTGETVYKANTNAERVMKESTAYQMTEMMQEVVQSGTGRRARIDRPVAGKTGTTQSGYRGVDSNRDVWFVGYTPELTAAVWMGYDNPDRQHLLKNSSPLAAAFWGKVMEEVVKNYPEKSFPKPDNIDVPVPSEEPVDQVGPASGLTAHYDSSTGTVNLAWTPVRTPGAEYRVYRKETSEADFSPLINTLTPNAADLSAMAGLTYEYYVRVYYPDQGVESDPSNIASVLIEGAEPSVEPSPSVSPELPTATPEGGGDNGAGGSPAEPSPDNGNSGGNGNGNGNGGGNGNGTGNDNGNGNGGGNGNDGGNSGTPAEQSPSPAPSLEPPASPADAAVPGDGSDPAAAPGDGSVNEGVPAQ
- the hfq gene encoding RNA chaperone Hfq; this encodes MNKSINIQDTFLNQLRKENIPATVYLTNGFQIRGIIKAFDNFTIVIDSDGRQQMVYKHAISTFTPQRSVSLMQDNATEE
- the miaA gene encoding tRNA (adenosine(37)-N6)-dimethylallyltransferase MiaA, translated to MTKEAKPKVLVLLGPTAVGKTRLSLTIAKAFNAEIISGDSMQVYRGMDIGTAKIKTSEMEGIPHHLIDIHDPQEPYSVAEFQSEGRRLIREISAKGRLPFIVGGTGLYIESLCYGFRFSEAVADEAFRTEMDRFAEEHGALALHARLAEVDPASAARLHPNDRRRIIRALEIYQQTDTPLSESPAAKKPESPYDLCLIGLTMDRQILYKRIEERIDEMLAEGLVEEVRSLMDRGCGRNLISMQGLGYKEIAAYLGGEMTLEESVVLLKRDTRRFAKRQLSWFRHMKDIQWIDVTGSGNFSENFSKIHAIIAGKFLSGLEYTSEQSN
- a CDS encoding class I SAM-dependent methyltransferase translates to MIITTGDRPLTEVAARAERLAERLGVRYIARGNLSMNKLFSRYGGAEVLVVLLEGVRLLRPDRPQLQFHPSMGFVRAKRVLKGDGDPMLDSAGMAPGDSVLDCTAGLGSDALLFAVRGGERSCVTALESSLPLYALLAEGMANYTSGIEEVDAALRRINVVNSDHQSYLASLPDGSVDIVYFDPMFREPLEDSAAISPLRAYANSASLSQESVLAAVRVARKAVVLKEKRGSGEFSRLGFEEMLRPGAKTSYGVIRIDQRS
- the mutL gene encoding DNA mismatch repair endonuclease MutL, which encodes MAKIHVLDEHIANQIAAGEVVERPASVVKELVENAIDAGSTRIEVAVEEGGLQSIRVKDNGSGIEAEDCETAFYRHATSKIANGRDLFQITSLGFRGEALPSIAAVAKVSLLTASSDDGRGRLLEIEGGKLTVNENAARSRGTEMNVRELFYNTPARLKYMKSIQTELGHISDAMYRMALAHPAISFTLHHNGNQLLHTLGNGDLLQVIAAVYGTSAAKAMLPVQAEDPDYRISGLVSRPEWTRSNRNAVTTIVGGRYIRSNGLNAAIMRAYHTLLPINRYPLLVLKLDMHPSLVDVNVHPAKLEVRFSKETELYQFVEQEIRKVLLGENLIPRPGRETIGPKGSTSFIQEQFAFPKASPNTAAADGIPKTSPDNFGFTAKAGAGETLGNREGRMVPEGGPGEAGARSGQNPYSAPSAGAAAAASSPSAPHKADGSSMTSRSGRDAVYPDRPASQSQLRDGAAYAGGYRSDSRTASRPAQALPGTEELWAPAGSENVGLPPFPELTYIGQHHGTYIIAQNDEGLYLIDQHAAHERINYEYYYEKFGRPAEASQELLLPITLEFTPAESKLLAERLQWFEQAGVYLEPFGGQTFLVRSHPYWFPKGDEKEIIEEMAEWVLGEKSIDLAKLREASSILCSCKASIKANQKLTEQEVESLLSRLSACRQPYTCPHGRPIVISFSAYDLEKLFKRVM